A portion of the Deltaproteobacteria bacterium genome contains these proteins:
- a CDS encoding DNA-binding protein, whose product MEEIMTPSEVASLLKIHLKTVYKLAEKGVIPGNRIGRSWRFSRGDVLELVSSKAMSLSDNGENDLRAVANGGK is encoded by the coding sequence ATGGAAGAGATCATGACCCCCTCAGAAGTTGCATCGTTGCTGAAGATTCATTTGAAGACCGTGTATAAGCTCGCTGAGAAAGGCGTTATCCCCGGTAATCGGATTGGACGCAGCTGGCGTTTTAGCCGCGGCGATGTCTTGGAGTTGGTTTCGAGCAAAGCAATGAGCTTATCGGACAACGGCGAGAACGATCTGCGTGCCGTGGCGAATGGGGGCAAATAG
- a CDS encoding class II aldolase/adducin family protein, with protein MKPTRNRAATAEKSNVLCRILGDRGVTRGSFGHVSARIPGTDKILIKSKGVNEEALEFTREKDIITIDICGNVLQASNGLDAPHETAMHLAVYRARPEVMSVIHAHPDWVVALTASEKPLLPIYAAYNPPGLKLLLEGIPLYPRSITIVDDALGNDFIKVMGDKNACLLIGHGVTTAGRSVEEVTLTTLNLFELARLNYLAYAIGQPKPIPAIDIEEYRQRWKANPGRSQVSTKTEHPDWRYFKKLLGKK; from the coding sequence ATCAAACCAACGCGAAACCGTGCGGCAACTGCGGAAAAAAGTAATGTACTCTGCCGTATCCTGGGCGATCGCGGCGTGACCCGCGGCTCCTTCGGCCACGTCAGCGCGCGCATCCCGGGCACGGACAAGATTCTCATCAAATCGAAAGGCGTCAACGAAGAAGCGCTGGAGTTTACCCGCGAGAAGGACATTATCACCATCGACATCTGCGGCAATGTCTTGCAGGCCTCGAACGGTCTCGACGCGCCCCATGAAACCGCCATGCATCTGGCGGTTTATCGCGCCCGGCCCGAAGTCATGAGCGTCATCCACGCCCATCCCGACTGGGTGGTCGCCTTGACCGCCAGCGAAAAACCGCTGCTACCGATCTACGCCGCCTACAATCCGCCAGGATTAAAGTTGTTGCTCGAAGGTATTCCGCTCTACCCGCGCAGTATCACAATCGTCGACGACGCCTTGGGTAATGATTTTATCAAGGTCATGGGCGACAAAAACGCTTGCCTGTTGATCGGCCACGGCGTCACCACCGCGGGCCGGAGCGTCGAAGAGGTGACGCTCACCACGCTCAATCTTTTTGAGCTGGCGCGCTTGAACTACCTGGCCTACGCCATCGGCCAGCCCAAACCGATTCCGGCGATCGACATCGAAGAATACCGCCAACGATGGAAAGCCAATCCTGGACGCAGCCAAGTCTCCACCAAGACCGAGCACCCGGACTGGCGCTACTTCAAAAAATTGCTCGGGAAAAAATAA
- a CDS encoding GntR family transcriptional regulator, which translates to MEYLSLADIAYKKIKAAIRKREIVPGERLSHDELVLRLKINQTLIREALSRLVQEGFVIRLNESHYRVSEVTAEEVVELFELRETLEARCVEGAIQRMTPDGIAELERSVKSSRQSITKNRALVDRYIINKDFHLALAQLAGNRAVWRVLDDVCEKLVLKRRIEGVTHGGFSVLRHHRDILRAIKVQDTLKAQELMKAHLDEIKFTLLKQIAVRKRAAQAS; encoded by the coding sequence GTGGAGTATCTGAGTTTGGCGGACATCGCCTACAAAAAAATTAAAGCGGCGATCCGCAAACGTGAAATCGTCCCAGGCGAACGTTTGTCGCACGACGAGTTGGTGCTGCGGTTAAAAATCAACCAGACGCTAATCCGCGAGGCGCTGTCGCGTTTGGTCCAAGAAGGATTCGTGATCCGGCTCAACGAGAGCCACTATCGGGTTAGCGAGGTGACCGCGGAGGAAGTGGTCGAGCTTTTCGAATTGCGCGAAACCCTCGAAGCGCGCTGTGTCGAGGGTGCGATTCAGCGCATGACGCCGGACGGCATCGCCGAATTGGAGCGCAGCGTGAAAAGCTCGCGCCAGTCGATTACCAAAAACCGGGCGTTGGTCGATCGCTACATCATCAACAAAGACTTTCATCTTGCTTTGGCGCAACTCGCCGGCAACCGCGCGGTGTGGCGGGTGTTGGACGACGTTTGCGAGAAACTGGTGCTCAAGCGGCGCATCGAGGGCGTCACCCACGGCGGTTTTTCGGTGTTGCGCCATCACCGGGATATTCTTCGGGCGATCAAAGTGCAAGATACGCTCAAAGCGCAGGAACTCATGAAAGCGCATTTGGACGAGATCAAGTTCACCTTGCTCAAGCAGATCGCCGTGCGCAAACGCGCGGCCCAAGCGAGCTGA
- a CDS encoding OsmC family peroxiredoxin, with product MFKVEANLKEIAAKQLTQRAARKEGAARRPVTTVNCQALHGLQFRAKVEGHSFISDEGDEAGGHDAGPAPLRYFLAGMMMCHQVWCVKSSAVADVQLDKLEGEISGFVEAGGNEGGVEKERGFDLIKYTVTILSPNPAAAVQSIVEAATKRCPAFVSASRAIPIEVTILHNEKNLGAKTYDRRK from the coding sequence ATGTTCAAAGTCGAAGCCAATCTCAAAGAGATCGCTGCCAAACAGTTGACGCAACGTGCGGCGCGCAAAGAGGGTGCGGCGCGCCGGCCGGTGACTACGGTGAATTGCCAGGCGCTGCATGGTTTGCAGTTTCGCGCCAAGGTGGAAGGACACAGTTTCATCTCCGATGAAGGGGATGAAGCTGGCGGTCACGATGCCGGGCCGGCGCCGCTGCGCTATTTTCTCGCCGGTATGATGATGTGTCATCAAGTATGGTGCGTGAAGAGTTCGGCGGTGGCCGATGTGCAGTTGGATAAGCTCGAAGGTGAGATCTCTGGCTTTGTCGAAGCGGGCGGCAACGAAGGTGGGGTCGAGAAGGAACGGGGCTTCGACTTGATCAAGTATACGGTCACGATTCTCAGCCCGAATCCCGCCGCGGCGGTTCAATCCATCGTCGAAGCGGCCACCAAGCGCTGTCCGGCGTTCGTCTCGGCGTCACGGGCGATTCCCATCGAGGTGACGATCCTGCATAACGAGAAGAATCTCGGCGCGAAAACCTACGACAGGAGAAAGTAA
- a CDS encoding UbiD family decarboxylase — protein sequence MIFTDLRHYVSTLEKLGQLQVIEGASCELEIGAITEMATARANSPAVLFDSIQGHQKGFRVLTNFLAHKTRERMVYGVDENLSDSEAVKFWKNKLKTVAPIEPKEVASGPVKENVMQGDSVDLTKFPWPRWHQRDGGPYICATATVTRDPDSGYINVGSYRYMLLGKNKIVAHIGSGHHGDVIRKKYWAKGKACPVAISLGQEPALFETAGTNLSWGVSEYGFAGWMRGAPVEVTNGVSTDLPIPAHSEVVLEGEMLPPEDGTQIEGPFGEMSGYYGGGARPAPITVI from the coding sequence GTGATCTTCACCGACCTCAGACATTACGTTTCGACGCTGGAAAAACTCGGCCAGCTGCAGGTGATCGAGGGCGCCAGCTGCGAGCTGGAGATCGGCGCGATCACCGAGATGGCGACGGCGCGAGCCAATTCGCCGGCGGTGCTGTTCGACTCGATTCAAGGTCATCAAAAAGGTTTTCGTGTGCTGACCAATTTTCTCGCCCACAAAACCCGCGAGCGGATGGTTTACGGCGTCGATGAGAATTTATCCGACTCGGAAGCGGTCAAGTTCTGGAAGAACAAATTAAAGACGGTGGCGCCCATCGAGCCCAAAGAAGTCGCCAGCGGGCCAGTCAAAGAAAATGTCATGCAGGGCGACAGTGTCGATCTGACGAAATTTCCCTGGCCGCGTTGGCACCAACGCGATGGCGGACCCTATATTTGCGCTACCGCGACCGTCACGCGCGATCCCGATTCCGGTTACATCAACGTCGGTTCGTACCGTTACATGTTGCTCGGCAAGAACAAAATTGTCGCGCATATCGGCTCCGGCCATCACGGCGATGTGATCCGAAAAAAATACTGGGCCAAGGGCAAAGCTTGTCCGGTCGCGATCTCTCTCGGCCAGGAGCCGGCGCTGTTTGAAACCGCGGGGACCAATTTAAGCTGGGGCGTTTCCGAATACGGCTTTGCCGGTTGGATGCGCGGCGCGCCGGTGGAAGTGACCAACGGTGTTAGCACCGACTTGCCGATTCCCGCTCATTCCGAAGTCGTGCTCGAAGGCGAGATGTTGCCGCCCGAGGACGGCACGCAGATCGAAGGACCGTTCGGCGAGATGTCGGGCTACTACGGCGGCGGCGCGCGGCCGGCGCCGATCACGGTCATTTAA
- a CDS encoding xanthine dehydrogenase family protein molybdopterin-binding subunit: protein MRSSCAHARIKFIDVEAARTMPGVRAVYTGADIAQHVKPLRVGGSSVLRPVKLYPLAVDKVRYFGEPLAAVVADDRYLTEDAVDMVSVQYEMLPTLVDVEAAMEPGAALVHEEAGSNVVYKYHFATDGIDNVFADADIIIKEKIRSHRITACPIEPRAYLASFNKEEDSLTMWSATANPHSLRGRIADILSFPEGKIRVIAPDVGGSFGVKIQTYQEELLLPYLSREFGRPVKWCETRVEHMRNGRHGRDQIHYIEMALKNDGTMLAIRDKIIADMGSTYTVDHSIQAAALYMTGVYQIQNYEVNAVGVATNKTTHGSLRGIGKADASYILERLVDIAARQLKIDPIDIRMKNFIPSEAFPIATSPARSTTAASIIWR, encoded by the coding sequence GTGCGCAGCTCCTGCGCCCATGCGCGGATTAAATTCATCGACGTCGAAGCGGCGCGGACCATGCCCGGCGTGCGCGCGGTTTACACCGGCGCGGACATTGCGCAGCATGTCAAACCGCTGCGCGTCGGCGGCAGTTCGGTGCTGCGGCCGGTGAAGCTCTATCCGCTGGCGGTGGATAAGGTGCGCTATTTTGGCGAGCCGCTTGCGGCGGTGGTCGCCGACGACCGCTATCTCACCGAAGACGCCGTCGACATGGTTTCGGTGCAGTACGAAATGTTGCCGACGTTGGTGGATGTCGAAGCGGCGATGGAACCGGGCGCGGCGTTGGTCCATGAAGAGGCCGGCAGCAACGTCGTTTACAAATATCACTTCGCCACCGACGGTATCGACAATGTTTTTGCCGACGCCGATATTATCATCAAAGAAAAAATCCGCAGCCATCGGATCACCGCTTGTCCCATCGAGCCGCGCGCTTATCTGGCGTCGTTCAATAAAGAAGAAGACAGCTTGACCATGTGGTCGGCGACGGCCAATCCGCACTCGCTGCGCGGCCGCATCGCCGATATTCTTAGCTTCCCCGAAGGCAAGATCCGCGTCATCGCGCCGGATGTCGGCGGATCGTTCGGTGTGAAAATTCAAACCTACCAAGAAGAATTGCTGTTGCCCTATCTGTCGCGGGAATTCGGCCGGCCGGTCAAATGGTGCGAGACCCGGGTCGAACATATGCGCAACGGCCGCCATGGGCGCGATCAGATTCACTACATTGAAATGGCGCTCAAAAACGACGGCACCATGTTGGCGATTCGCGACAAGATCATCGCCGACATGGGCTCGACTTACACCGTCGATCATTCGATTCAAGCGGCGGCGCTGTACATGACCGGCGTTTACCAAATTCAAAACTACGAAGTGAACGCCGTCGGCGTCGCGACCAACAAGACCACCCACGGCTCGCTGCGCGGCATCGGCAAGGCCGACGCTTCTTACATTCTCGAGCGGCTGGTCGACATCGCGGCGCGGCAATTGAAGATCGATCCCATCGACATTCGGATGAAAAATTTTATTCCCAGCGAGGCGTTTCCTATCGCAACGTCACCGGCGCGCTCTACGACAGCGGCCAGTATCATCTGGCGATGA
- a CDS encoding (2Fe-2S)-binding protein translates to MAKAISLTVNGKPYSGEVESRTLLVHFLRDGLRLTGTHVGCVVGRCGACTVMWNGTAVKSCMVFAVQADGDEVTTVEGLVQDKRLHPLQEAFWKNDAVECGYCTPGMLMSAYGLLSKESNPTEEQIKKAISGNLCRCTGYGNIVAAIKEVASHFVDSK, encoded by the coding sequence ATGGCCAAGGCAATTTCTTTAACTGTAAACGGCAAACCGTACTCGGGCGAGGTGGAGTCGCGGACACTGCTCGTGCATTTTTTGCGCGACGGGTTGCGTTTGACCGGGACGCACGTCGGCTGCGTGGTCGGACGCTGCGGCGCCTGCACGGTGATGTGGAACGGCACGGCGGTGAAGTCGTGCATGGTTTTCGCCGTGCAAGCCGACGGCGATGAAGTTACCACCGTCGAAGGCTTGGTTCAGGATAAACGATTGCATCCGTTGCAAGAAGCGTTCTGGAAAAACGACGCGGTGGAGTGCGGCTACTGCACGCCGGGCATGTTGATGTCGGCCTACGGTTTATTGAGCAAAGAAAGCAACCCGACGGAGGAGCAAATCAAAAAAGCGATCTCCGGCAATCTGTGCCGTTGCACGGGCTATGGCAATATCGTCGCCGCGATCAAAGAGGTGGCGAGCCACTTCGTGGATTCCAAATGA
- a CDS encoding MBL fold metallo-hydrolase: MSGANMVSILKDIAIDGVKIVPCRIAMGNRGVVKSFLVAGDDHRVILVDTGASDADADIIMDAIKDMDHKHADLKLCVLTHRHGDHTGGLKKLKKTLKFEVMAHELDMPAIQQATGYDVEHIVQGGERLPDCGGINVIHTPGHTAGHISLHLPRIKTMIAGDAIVSAGEHLMVSPTYLSSDPQAAHESVRRLIGMNLDLERLLVGHGDDVYFGAKENIARIFAGPRP; this comes from the coding sequence ATGAGCGGAGCGAACATGGTGAGCATTCTCAAAGATATTGCCATCGATGGCGTGAAAATTGTGCCCTGCCGCATCGCCATGGGCAATCGCGGCGTGGTTAAATCTTTTCTCGTCGCCGGCGACGATCATCGGGTGATCTTGGTCGACACTGGCGCGTCGGACGCCGACGCTGACATTATAATGGACGCCATCAAGGACATGGATCACAAACATGCGGATTTGAAACTCTGTGTGCTGACCCATCGCCACGGCGATCACACCGGCGGTTTGAAGAAACTCAAAAAGACGCTCAAATTCGAAGTCATGGCCCATGAGCTCGACATGCCGGCGATCCAGCAAGCGACCGGCTACGACGTCGAACATATCGTCCAAGGCGGCGAAAGATTGCCCGACTGCGGCGGCATCAACGTGATTCATACGCCGGGCCATACCGCGGGCCATATCAGTCTGCATCTCCCGCGCATCAAGACCATGATCGCGGGCGACGCGATCGTCAGCGCCGGCGAGCATTTGATGGTATCGCCGACCTATCTGTCCTCCGACCCGCAAGCGGCGCATGAAAGTGTTCGGCGCCTGATTGGTATGAATCTGGATCTGGAGCGGCTGCTGGTGGGGCATGGCGACGATGTTTACTTTGGCGCTAAAGAAAATATCGCGCGCATCTTCGCCGGTCCGCGGCCATAG
- a CDS encoding ABC transporter substrate-binding protein, whose translation MQRKFIAIALFLQFISPAAFGAEALKKIRIASKAPGESLVPYLISQRLGFYREEGLDVDVIVTRGTVTTQVVLSGAVDYGNGGSIPAILGGARLKISQVSTDKPSQYLVVSPKITNVKQLNGKTIAISDASGNSTLLFRELLGKNGVAIETVQMRALGEPSVRFGAMLSGTVDATMISIAMAKQLQAKGFRILAYSGDYVSSLSANLETADDKRQNAPEEVYRVVKSTLKGHMYFHRNVNESVKFLMEVLRLKDFNEAKEIWRERDKQVSELAAIGRASEEVMTSNIERVQVQMKAVGAPSRIKTPVTLDQVYDFSFVKKAYEELRASKWDPMRYEYSKKAM comes from the coding sequence ATGCAGCGAAAATTTATTGCGATTGCTTTGTTTTTGCAGTTTATCAGCCCAGCGGCGTTCGGCGCCGAAGCGCTGAAAAAAATCCGCATCGCCTCCAAAGCGCCAGGCGAATCGCTGGTGCCCTATCTGATTTCTCAGCGTCTGGGTTTTTACCGTGAAGAAGGTTTAGACGTTGACGTGATCGTCACCCGCGGCACGGTGACCACGCAGGTGGTGCTGAGCGGCGCGGTGGACTATGGCAACGGCGGGTCGATTCCAGCGATTCTCGGCGGCGCGCGCTTGAAGATCAGTCAAGTGAGCACCGACAAGCCTTCGCAATACTTAGTCGTCTCGCCCAAGATCACCAACGTTAAACAATTAAACGGCAAGACCATCGCAATCTCCGATGCCTCGGGCAATTCGACATTGCTGTTTCGCGAACTGCTCGGCAAAAACGGCGTCGCCATCGAAACGGTACAGATGCGCGCCCTGGGCGAACCGTCGGTGCGCTTCGGCGCCATGCTTTCCGGCACGGTGGACGCGACGATGATCTCCATTGCCATGGCCAAACAGCTTCAGGCCAAGGGCTTTCGTATTCTCGCCTACAGCGGCGATTACGTTTCGTCCCTCAGCGCCAATCTGGAAACCGCCGATGACAAACGTCAAAACGCGCCGGAGGAGGTTTATCGCGTCGTCAAATCGACCCTCAAAGGACATATGTATTTCCATCGCAACGTCAATGAGTCGGTGAAATTTTTAATGGAGGTTCTGCGGCTCAAAGATTTCAACGAGGCGAAAGAAATTTGGCGCGAGCGCGACAAGCAGGTTTCCGAGCTCGCCGCCATCGGCCGGGCGAGCGAAGAAGTGATGACTTCCAACATCGAGCGCGTGCAGGTGCAGATGAAAGCGGTGGGCGCGCCGAGCCGGATCAAGACTCCGGTGACCCTCGATCAGGTTTACGATTTTAGCTTCGTCAAAAAAGCTTACGAGGAACTGCGCGCCAGCAAGTGGGACCCGATGCGCTACGAGTACAGCAAGAAAGCGATGTGA
- a CDS encoding xanthine dehydrogenase family protein subunit M gives MTMYPASFEYLRPRGVAEALALLRQHGDDAKILAGGQSLVPMMKLRVARPKYLIDIHRISDLSYIREDAGVLRIGAMTRHIEIEESALVKNTLPMLAEAASEIGDAQVRNRGTIGGGLAEADPCGDYGAAALALNGQLKCLSPRGERMIPAAEFFTFAYSTVLAFDEILTEVILPLPDQCSAGVYVKLERVAGDFAIASAAVQLSLDKRGACSAIGIGVTGGHSVPTKGVAVEALLRGKKITRELIEQAGALIQQGTEPIEDMRGSAAYKTKALGAILRRSIAEALRRAEAKRST, from the coding sequence GTGACCATGTATCCAGCGAGTTTTGAATATTTACGGCCGAGGGGCGTGGCCGAAGCGCTGGCGCTGTTGCGCCAGCATGGCGACGACGCGAAAATTTTAGCCGGCGGCCAGAGTTTGGTGCCGATGATGAAACTGCGCGTGGCGCGGCCGAAATATTTGATCGACATTCATCGCATTAGCGATTTGAGCTACATCCGCGAGGATGCGGGCGTGCTTCGTATCGGTGCGATGACGCGCCATATCGAAATCGAAGAGTCGGCGCTGGTAAAAAATACTTTGCCCATGCTCGCCGAGGCGGCGAGCGAGATCGGCGACGCGCAGGTGCGCAACCGCGGCACCATCGGCGGCGGCTTGGCCGAGGCCGATCCGTGCGGCGATTACGGCGCGGCGGCGTTGGCGCTCAATGGTCAGTTGAAATGCCTCAGCCCGCGCGGCGAGCGCATGATTCCCGCCGCGGAATTTTTCACTTTCGCGTACAGCACGGTATTGGCGTTTGATGAAATTCTCACCGAAGTGATTTTGCCGTTGCCGGACCAGTGCAGCGCGGGAGTTTACGTGAAGCTCGAACGGGTCGCCGGCGACTTCGCCATCGCCAGCGCCGCGGTGCAGTTGAGTCTGGATAAACGCGGCGCATGCAGCGCCATCGGCATTGGCGTCACCGGCGGCCATTCGGTGCCGACCAAAGGCGTTGCCGTCGAAGCGTTACTGCGCGGCAAAAAAATTACCCGAGAGCTGATCGAGCAGGCGGGCGCCTTGATTCAACAAGGCACCGAGCCCATCGAAGACATGCGCGGCTCGGCGGCCTACAAAACCAAAGCGCTCGGCGCGATCTTGCGCCGTTCGATCGCCGAAGCGCTGCGTCGGGCAGAGGCGAAGCGGTCGACGTAA
- a CDS encoding ABC transporter substrate-binding protein, translating to MRGVFTTKVTKDTKVSDNWNSELRVLRAFVVNSTLFILASLGTASYATQTAAPLANVTIAYTSVSPQYAPVWIAKEAGLFRKNGVNAQLVYMRGGIIATQALVSNDVQFINAGGGGVVDAMLGGADIFIVASPINQEPQVLVARREINDIAQLKGKKLAVNSLAGPAMLSLKMILAAAGLDPERDVSYLATGPSGSRFGALQLGQVDATPLAPPFTLAARKAGYTFFENIPAMKDSELPNGALITSRKYFDAEPTVSEAVIKSVIEGIHFYKSERVKTTAIMKKYMQLENAEELLETYNFYVKLLAEKPYPSAKGIQTILDWSKRADAKKASPAQFIQTKVIEKLDKQGFIDGLYRR from the coding sequence ATGAGAGGAGTCTTCACCACGAAGGTCACGAAGGACACGAAGGTTTCGGATAATTGGAACTCCGAACTTCGTGTCCTTCGTGCCTTCGTGGTGAATTCGACTTTGTTCATTCTTGCCTCGCTCGGCACTGCGTCATATGCCACGCAGACGGCGGCGCCGCTCGCCAACGTTACCATCGCTTACACTTCGGTTTCGCCGCAGTACGCGCCGGTGTGGATCGCCAAGGAGGCGGGCTTGTTCAGAAAGAACGGTGTCAATGCCCAGCTGGTTTACATGCGCGGTGGGATCATCGCCACTCAGGCGTTGGTGAGCAATGACGTGCAGTTCATCAATGCCGGCGGCGGCGGAGTGGTCGATGCGATGCTCGGCGGCGCGGATATTTTCATCGTCGCCAGTCCGATCAATCAAGAGCCGCAGGTGTTGGTGGCGCGCCGCGAAATAAATGATATCGCCCAGCTCAAAGGCAAAAAGTTAGCGGTCAACAGTCTTGCCGGTCCGGCGATGTTGTCGCTGAAGATGATTCTCGCCGCCGCCGGCCTTGACCCCGAGCGCGATGTCAGCTACCTAGCCACCGGTCCGAGCGGCAGCCGTTTCGGCGCGCTGCAATTAGGCCAGGTGGACGCGACCCCGTTGGCACCGCCGTTTACTTTGGCGGCGCGCAAAGCCGGTTACACATTTTTCGAAAATATTCCGGCCATGAAAGATTCGGAATTACCCAACGGGGCGCTGATCACCAGCAGAAAATATTTCGACGCCGAGCCGACGGTGAGCGAGGCGGTGATCAAGTCGGTGATCGAAGGGATTCATTTCTACAAGAGCGAGCGCGTCAAAACCACGGCGATCATGAAAAAATATATGCAGCTGGAAAACGCCGAAGAGCTGCTGGAGACTTACAATTTCTACGTCAAACTGCTCGCCGAAAAACCCTATCCTTCGGCCAAGGGCATTCAGACGATTCTCGATTGGTCGAAACGGGCGGATGCCAAAAAGGCCAGCCCGGCGCAGTTCATTCAGACCAAGGTTATCGAAAAGTTGGACAAGCAAGGATTTATCGACGGACTGTATCGGCGTTAA
- a CDS encoding cupin domain-containing protein gives MEERWPWEDEKSAAIDPHAQQCAEEAFKNKLPHVIKPLAVQGTVMGKSSPHQTGDIVCYDYLKRAPLYDLTGHFSDIKPKAPVRGAHRHISAPTLFCVSGRGWEGNDGKIYWFNTYDMLVVPPFTIHQHGGDEQIGAEIFVPQSRMFSLLGLTKREQIKFGEKPTFSQNTEPLYDDEKKLIGYRIKKGVLGIKEDIDVMLGADQETEAVFQGRKNAEPWQGPVANTYDRYLKMFQDEGCFCNDLTHVVAFEDQPWEWSRQGKLKWFTHPEMNSAARRLWLYMQEIAAGTRSGKHRHMMEEQILVLRGRGHDVHDGQRWNWERGDLINIPAMTEHQHFNDDDRDPALFLVSMPSVSADLGLGGIVQIEDAPDYADHSGSE, from the coding sequence ATGGAAGAGCGTTGGCCCTGGGAAGATGAAAAATCCGCAGCGATCGATCCGCACGCGCAGCAGTGCGCCGAAGAAGCGTTCAAAAATAAACTGCCCCACGTGATCAAGCCGTTGGCGGTGCAGGGCACGGTGATGGGCAAGAGCAGCCCGCACCAGACCGGCGATATCGTTTGCTACGATTATCTCAAGCGCGCGCCGCTCTACGATCTGACCGGCCATTTTTCCGATATCAAACCGAAAGCGCCGGTGCGCGGCGCCCATCGCCATATTAGCGCGCCGACTTTGTTCTGCGTCAGCGGGCGGGGCTGGGAAGGCAACGACGGCAAGATTTACTGGTTCAATACTTACGACATGCTGGTGGTGCCGCCGTTCACGATTCATCAACATGGCGGCGATGAGCAGATCGGCGCGGAGATTTTCGTGCCCCAGAGCCGGATGTTCAGTCTGCTCGGTTTGACCAAGCGCGAGCAGATCAAGTTTGGCGAGAAGCCAACCTTTTCGCAAAATACCGAGCCGCTTTACGATGACGAAAAGAAGCTGATTGGCTACCGGATTAAAAAAGGCGTGCTCGGCATCAAAGAAGATATCGACGTGATGCTCGGCGCCGATCAAGAGACCGAAGCGGTGTTTCAGGGCCGCAAGAACGCCGAACCGTGGCAGGGGCCGGTGGCTAACACCTACGACCGCTATTTGAAGATGTTCCAAGACGAAGGCTGTTTTTGCAATGACCTAACCCATGTGGTGGCATTTGAAGATCAACCCTGGGAATGGTCCCGCCAGGGCAAGCTCAAATGGTTCACTCATCCCGAGATGAACAGCGCGGCGCGCCGGTTGTGGCTTTACATGCAGGAAATTGCCGCCGGCACCCGGTCGGGAAAGCACCGCCACATGATGGAAGAACAGATTCTGGTGCTGCGCGGCCGCGGCCACGACGTTCACGACGGCCAGCGCTGGAACTGGGAGCGCGGCGATCTGATCAACATCCCGGCGATGACCGAGCACCAACATTTCAATGACGACGATCGCGACCCGGCGCTATTTTTGGTGTCGATGCCGAGCGTCAGCGCCGATCTTGGGCTGGGCGGCATCGTGCAGATCGAAGATGCGCCGGATTACGCCGATCATTCCGGCTCGGAGTGA
- a CDS encoding thiamine pyrophosphate-binding protein codes for MIRYECLQLLATKMTDQLVVTSQSGQRIEWSHLSRHEGNLLVGMMGCAIGVATGLALALPHRKVIALDSDGSVLLSLFNLPTLGNLQPKNLIVYVFDNGVYSGSRISYPTATSGNTDLAAMARGAGIKNAQTIRDFDEFKKSGVDALTRNELGFFVCKVDESLMHREIPRPNTDLAENKYTFVRYLERTEERAIPFVGRG; via the coding sequence ATGATTCGCTACGAATGTTTACAATTGCTGGCGACTAAGATGACCGATCAATTAGTGGTGACATCGCAAAGCGGTCAGCGCATTGAGTGGTCGCATCTGTCGCGCCATGAAGGCAATTTGTTGGTCGGCATGATGGGCTGCGCCATCGGCGTCGCCACCGGCTTGGCGCTCGCGCTACCGCATCGCAAAGTCATCGCGCTCGATTCCGACGGCAGCGTGCTGTTGTCTTTGTTCAACTTGCCGACGCTGGGCAACTTGCAGCCGAAAAATTTGATCGTCTACGTGTTCGACAACGGCGTCTACAGCGGCAGCCGCATCAGTTATCCGACGGCGACTTCGGGCAACACCGATCTCGCCGCCATGGCACGCGGCGCGGGTATTAAAAACGCGCAGACGATCCGCGACTTCGATGAGTTTAAAAAATCCGGCGTCGACGCTTTGACTCGCAATGAGCTCGGCTTCTTCGTCTGCAAAGTCGACGAGAGCTTGATGCACCGCGAGATTCCCCGGCCCAATACCGATCTGGCTGAAAACAAGTACACCTTCGTGCGTTATCTCGAACGGACCGAAGAGCGGGCGATTCCGTTCGTCGGGCGCGGCTAA